In Meiothermus sp. QL-1, one DNA window encodes the following:
- the iolD gene encoding 3D-(3,5/4)-trihydroxycyclohexane-1,2-dione acylhydrolase (decyclizing), producing the protein MRTQRLTVAQALVRFLAAQYTERDGRKERLIAGVWAIFGHGNVAGLGQALEEYGDEVGLPTYRPQNEQAMVHAAIAYAKHKNRLSTFACTASVGPGSTNMLTAAATATVNRLPVLLLPSDYFANRLPDPVLQQLEHPTEHDVSVNDAFRPLSRFFTRITRPSQLLSALPEAMRVLTDPAETGAVTIALPEDVQTEAYDWPEAFFAQRVWRVRRPVPEPEALAEAVALLKQARRPLIVSGGGTLYAEASEALAALAETLGLPVCETQGGKGALPWNHPWCVGPIGANGGTAANRLAREADVVLAVGTRLADFTTASKTAFQHPGVRFIGLNVAPFDAAKANGVMLVADARRGLEALLEALKRHQGSPAAYRAEVARLKREWDETVTAYRTPKPGKNPMAQAEVIGLVNEVYGGKATVICAAGSLPGDLLKLWRPEDPKGYHLEYGFSCMGYEIAAGVGVALAEPGREVVVFVGDGSYLMMNSEIVTAVAEGLSFTVVLVDNRAFGSIRGLQMSLGSPSFNNELRRRNPKTGRTDGPPVQVDFAKHAEAMGALVWQPQNYAELEKALKEARRAQGVRVVVVPVSVDDRVPSFEGWWDVPVAEISNQPAVKQARREYEAHLAKQRRYF; encoded by the coding sequence TTGCGCACGCAACGACTAACCGTAGCCCAGGCCCTGGTGAGGTTCCTGGCCGCCCAGTACACCGAGCGCGATGGCCGGAAGGAGCGGCTTATTGCCGGGGTCTGGGCCATCTTCGGACACGGCAACGTGGCCGGGCTGGGGCAGGCTTTGGAGGAGTACGGCGACGAGGTGGGCCTACCCACCTACCGGCCCCAGAACGAGCAGGCCATGGTTCATGCGGCCATCGCCTACGCCAAGCACAAGAACCGGCTTTCTACCTTCGCCTGCACCGCCTCGGTGGGGCCGGGTTCCACCAACATGCTCACCGCCGCGGCCACCGCTACGGTCAACCGGCTGCCGGTGCTGCTTTTGCCCTCCGACTACTTCGCCAACCGGCTGCCCGACCCGGTTCTGCAGCAGCTCGAGCACCCCACCGAACACGACGTCAGTGTTAACGACGCCTTTAGGCCCCTCTCGCGCTTCTTCACCCGCATCACCCGGCCCTCCCAGCTTCTCTCGGCCCTGCCCGAGGCCATGCGCGTCCTTACCGACCCCGCCGAAACCGGGGCCGTCACCATCGCCCTGCCCGAAGACGTGCAGACCGAAGCCTACGACTGGCCCGAAGCCTTCTTCGCCCAGCGGGTTTGGCGGGTGCGCCGCCCGGTACCCGAACCCGAGGCCCTAGCCGAGGCGGTAGCGCTCCTCAAGCAGGCCAGAAGGCCCCTGATCGTGAGCGGTGGGGGCACCCTCTACGCCGAGGCATCCGAAGCCCTGGCCGCTTTGGCCGAGACCCTGGGCCTCCCGGTCTGCGAGACCCAGGGGGGCAAAGGCGCTTTGCCCTGGAACCACCCTTGGTGCGTGGGGCCCATCGGGGCCAACGGGGGCACGGCGGCCAACCGGCTGGCCCGCGAGGCCGACGTGGTGCTGGCGGTGGGCACCCGGCTCGCCGACTTCACCACCGCCTCCAAGACCGCCTTCCAGCACCCCGGGGTGCGCTTTATTGGCCTCAACGTGGCCCCCTTCGACGCGGCCAAGGCCAACGGGGTGATGCTGGTGGCCGATGCCCGCCGGGGGCTGGAAGCCCTGCTGGAAGCGCTCAAAAGGCACCAGGGCAGCCCAGCTGCCTACCGCGCCGAGGTGGCCCGGCTCAAGCGCGAGTGGGACGAGACCGTGACCGCCTACCGCACCCCCAAGCCGGGAAAGAACCCGATGGCCCAGGCCGAGGTGATAGGCCTGGTGAACGAGGTGTACGGCGGCAAGGCCACGGTTATCTGTGCGGCAGGTAGCTTGCCGGGCGATTTGCTCAAGCTTTGGCGGCCCGAAGACCCCAAGGGCTACCACCTCGAGTACGGCTTCTCCTGCATGGGCTACGAGATTGCGGCAGGGGTGGGGGTAGCCCTGGCCGAACCCGGGCGCGAGGTGGTGGTCTTCGTAGGGGACGGGAGCTATCTGATGATGAACTCGGAGATTGTGACCGCGGTGGCCGAAGGGCTTTCCTTCACGGTTGTGCTGGTGGATAACCGGGCCTTTGGCTCCATCCGCGGCCTGCAAATGTCGTTGGGCTCGCCCTCCTTCAACAACGAGCTGCGCCGGCGAAACCCCAAAACGGGCCGCACCGACGGCCCCCCTGTGCAGGTGGACTTCGCCAAGCACGCCGAGGCGATGGGGGCTTTGGTCTGGCAGCCGCAGAACTACGCCGAGCTGGAGAAAGCCCTGAAAGAGGCCCGAAGGGCCCAGGGGGTGCGGGTGGTGGTGGTGCCGGTGAGCGTAGACGACCGGGTTCCCAGCTTCGAGGGCTGGTGGGATGTGCCGGTGGCGGAGATCTCGAACCAGCCAGCAGTAAAGCAGGCACGCCGGGA